The following proteins are encoded in a genomic region of Nocardioides renjunii:
- the rpmD gene encoding 50S ribosomal protein L30, with the protein MAQLKVQQTRSTIGRKANQRETMRSLGLKRIGDVVVKEDRPEIRGMVQTVRHLVTVEEVE; encoded by the coding sequence ATGGCACAGCTCAAGGTCCAGCAGACCAGGTCCACCATCGGACGCAAGGCCAACCAGCGCGAGACCATGCGCTCGCTCGGCCTCAAGCGCATCGGTGACGTGGTCGTCAAGGAGGACCGCCCGGAGATCCGCGGCATGGTCCAGACCGTCCGTCACCTCGTGACGGTCGAGGAGGTGGAGTGA
- the rplO gene encoding 50S ribosomal protein L15, with amino-acid sequence MTLKLHHLRPAPGAKTAKTRVGRGEGSKGKTSGRGTKGTKARYQVPVAFEGGQMPIHMRLPKLKGFKNPFRVEFQVVNLDRLGELFPDGGSVTVDDLVAKGAVRKGQPVKVLGQGDISVAVQVSANAFSGSAKEKIEAAGGTATVA; translated from the coding sequence ATGACGCTCAAGCTGCACCACTTGCGTCCCGCTCCGGGCGCCAAGACCGCCAAGACCCGCGTGGGTCGCGGTGAGGGCTCCAAGGGAAAGACGTCGGGCCGCGGTACGAAGGGCACCAAGGCTCGCTACCAGGTCCCGGTCGCCTTCGAGGGTGGCCAGATGCCGATCCACATGCGCCTGCCCAAGCTGAAGGGCTTCAAGAACCCCTTCCGCGTGGAGTTCCAGGTCGTCAACCTCGACCGCCTCGGGGAGCTCTTCCCCGACGGTGGCTCGGTGACGGTCGACGACCTCGTCGCCAAGGGCGCGGTCCGCAAGGGCCAGCCCGTCAAGGTCCTGGGCCAGGGCGACATCTCGGTCGCCGTTCAGGTCAGCGCCAACGCGTTCTCGGGCTCCGCCAAGGAGAAGATCGAGGCCGCCGGCGGCACCGCGACCGTGGCCTGA
- the secY gene encoding preprotein translocase subunit SecY, protein MLGAFANAFRTPDLRRKLLFVLLIITIFRLGSQVPTPGVNVANVQACINQLEEGGLYSLINLFSGGALLQLTIFALGIMPYITASIILQLLVVVIPRLEALKKEGQAGQTKITQYTRYLTLGLAVLQATGIVALARNGALLQGCERDLLHDNGTGTFLVMVVTMTAGTAVIMWLGELITDRGIGNGMSILIFTQVVATFPAALWSVQTSQGWVVFGVVMVIGLILVAGVIFIEQAQRRIPVQYARRMVGRKMFGGNSTYIPLKVNQAGIIPVIFASSLLYLPAMAVQFNPESQNPVLDFIGTYLVGGDHPLYMAMYFALIIFFTYFYVSITFNPVEVADNMKKYGGFIPGIRAGKPTEDYLSYVLSRITFPGALYLGLISLVPLIAFAAINASQNFPFGGTSILIMVGVALDTVKQIESQLQQRNYEGFLK, encoded by the coding sequence GTGCTAGGCGCGTTCGCCAACGCTTTCCGGACGCCGGACCTGCGGCGCAAGCTGCTCTTCGTCCTGCTGATCATCACGATCTTCCGGCTCGGCTCTCAGGTGCCCACCCCGGGTGTCAACGTGGCCAACGTCCAGGCCTGCATCAACCAGCTGGAGGAGGGCGGGCTCTACAGCCTCATCAACCTCTTCTCCGGCGGCGCGCTGCTCCAGCTGACCATCTTCGCGCTGGGGATCATGCCCTACATCACGGCCTCCATCATCCTGCAGCTGCTCGTCGTGGTGATCCCACGGCTCGAGGCGCTCAAGAAGGAGGGCCAGGCGGGGCAGACGAAGATCACCCAGTACACCCGCTACCTGACGCTGGGCCTCGCCGTGCTCCAGGCGACCGGCATCGTCGCGCTCGCCCGCAACGGCGCCCTGCTCCAGGGCTGTGAGCGCGACCTGCTGCACGACAACGGCACGGGCACCTTCCTCGTCATGGTCGTCACCATGACCGCCGGCACCGCCGTCATCATGTGGCTCGGCGAGCTCATCACCGACCGCGGCATCGGCAACGGCATGTCGATCCTCATCTTCACCCAGGTCGTCGCCACCTTCCCGGCGGCCCTGTGGAGCGTCCAGACCTCGCAGGGCTGGGTCGTCTTCGGCGTCGTCATGGTGATCGGCCTGATCCTGGTGGCCGGCGTCATCTTCATCGAGCAGGCGCAGCGCCGCATCCCGGTGCAGTACGCCCGCCGCATGGTCGGACGCAAGATGTTCGGCGGCAACTCGACCTACATCCCGCTCAAGGTCAACCAGGCCGGCATCATCCCGGTCATCTTCGCCTCGTCGCTGCTCTACCTGCCGGCGATGGCGGTCCAGTTCAACCCCGAGAGCCAGAACCCGGTGCTCGACTTCATCGGGACCTACCTCGTCGGCGGCGACCACCCGCTCTACATGGCGATGTACTTCGCCCTCATCATCTTCTTCACGTACTTCTACGTCTCCATCACCTTCAACCCTGTCGAGGTGGCGGACAACATGAAGAAGTACGGCGGCTTCATCCCCGGGATCCGGGCGGGCAAGCCGACCGAGGACTACCTGTCCTACGTCCTGTCCCGCATCACGTTCCCCGGAGCTCTCTACCTCGGCCTGATCTCGCTGGTGCCGCTGATCGCCTTCGCCGCGATCAACGCCAGCCAGAACTTCCCGTTCGGTGGCACGTCCATCCTCATCATGGTGGGCGTCGCGCTGGACACGGTGAAGCAGATCGAGAGCCAGCTCCAGCAGCGCAACTACGAAGGATTCCTGAAGTAG
- a CDS encoding adenylate kinase, with protein sequence MRLILMGPPGAGKGTQARFVADHFGVPAISTGDIFRANVSRGTPLGIEAQRYMDAGEYVPDEVTNKMVRNRIDEDDAKPGFLLDGYPRTLAQVTELDGMIAFTGHRLDAVVVLTVDPEELVQRLLHRAQTDGRADDTEDVIRRRQEVYAEQTAPLIEVYRGRGICIEVDGMGEVDDVTTRIFDALDVVPQS encoded by the coding sequence ATGAGACTCATCCTCATGGGCCCGCCGGGTGCGGGCAAGGGCACGCAGGCCCGCTTCGTGGCCGACCACTTCGGGGTCCCGGCGATCTCCACCGGCGACATCTTCCGCGCCAACGTCTCGCGGGGCACGCCGCTGGGGATCGAGGCCCAGCGCTACATGGACGCCGGTGAGTACGTCCCCGACGAGGTCACCAACAAGATGGTCCGCAACCGGATCGACGAGGACGACGCCAAGCCCGGCTTCCTGCTCGACGGCTACCCGCGCACCCTCGCCCAGGTCACCGAGCTCGACGGGATGATCGCGTTCACCGGCCACCGCCTCGACGCGGTCGTCGTGCTGACGGTCGACCCCGAGGAGCTCGTCCAGCGCCTGCTCCACCGGGCGCAGACCGACGGCCGCGCCGACGACACGGAGGACGTGATCCGTCGCCGCCAGGAGGTCTACGCCGAGCAGACCGCGCCGCTCATCGAGGTCTACCGCGGTCGTGGCATCTGCATCGAGGTCGACGGGATGGGTGAGGTCGACGACGTGACGACCCGCATCTTCGACGCCCTCGACGTGGTCCCGCAGAGCTGA
- the map gene encoding type I methionyl aminopeptidase, whose protein sequence is MALRDRGLEIKTPDQIGLMRVAGRLVGETLELLRDAVRPGVTTLELDTLAETHIRDHGGVPSFKGYSQPPFPATICASVNDEVVHGIPGARALVEGDVVSIDCGAIVEGWHGDAAITVPVGEVADDVRELLRVTEESLWRGMAAARLGGRVTDISHAIETYVRAQGRYGILEDYTGHGIGTEMHMAPNVPNYGRRGRGPSIVQGLALAVEPMVTLGSKHTDLLEDEWTVATVDGSFAAHFEHTFTVTERGAWVLTAVDGGEARLGALGVPFGGR, encoded by the coding sequence ATGGCGCTCCGGGACCGCGGGCTCGAGATCAAGACCCCCGACCAGATCGGGCTGATGCGCGTCGCCGGGCGGCTCGTGGGGGAGACCCTCGAGCTGCTCCGTGACGCTGTCCGACCGGGTGTGACGACGCTGGAGCTCGACACGCTCGCCGAGACCCACATCCGCGACCACGGCGGCGTCCCGTCGTTCAAGGGCTACAGCCAGCCGCCCTTCCCCGCCACCATCTGCGCCTCGGTCAACGACGAGGTCGTGCACGGCATCCCGGGTGCCCGCGCGCTGGTCGAGGGCGACGTCGTCTCGATCGACTGCGGCGCCATCGTCGAGGGCTGGCACGGCGACGCGGCCATCACCGTCCCGGTCGGCGAGGTCGCCGACGACGTGCGCGAGCTGCTCCGGGTCACCGAGGAGTCCCTGTGGCGCGGCATGGCCGCGGCGCGGCTCGGCGGGCGGGTGACGGACATCAGCCACGCGATCGAGACCTACGTGCGCGCGCAGGGGCGCTACGGCATCCTCGAGGACTACACCGGCCACGGCATCGGCACCGAGATGCACATGGCCCCCAACGTGCCCAACTACGGCCGACGGGGCCGCGGTCCCTCGATCGTCCAGGGCCTCGCCCTGGCCGTGGAGCCGATGGTCACGCTGGGCAGCAAGCACACCGACCTCCTCGAGGACGAGTGGACGGTCGCCACCGTCGACGGTTCCTTCGCCGCCCACTTCGAGCACACCTTCACCGTGACCGAGCGGGGGGCGTGGGTGCTCACCGCCGTGGACGGCGGCGAGGCCCGCCTCGGGGCGCTCGGCGTCCCATTCGGCGGACGCTGA
- a CDS encoding TerC/Alx family metal homeostasis membrane protein produces MDVPTWVWIATGVVTLAIFTFDLAVVGRRPHEPSMKECATYLSIYVGLAVLFGLGVWYTSGGTYALEFYSGWLVEYSLSIDNLFIFIIIMAKFAVPRELQQYALMIGIVMALVMRAIFIAVGAAAIEQFSWVFYLFGLFLVYTAFKLAKEGGEDEDDEFEENKLVAFIERRFPATSEWHGKSLFVHDSNAKRMITPMFIVIITLGTTDLLFALDSIPAIFGITKEPYLVLTANIFALMGLRQLYFLIGGLLQRLIYLSYGLAFLLAFIGVKLFFHALHENELPFINGGEHLDYAWLEIPIWLSLVVIIATLAVTAVLSLWVSSRMSPEEQDAATGPRRDWEDD; encoded by the coding sequence GTGGACGTCCCCACCTGGGTCTGGATCGCCACCGGCGTGGTGACCCTCGCGATCTTTACCTTCGACCTCGCCGTGGTCGGCCGCCGGCCGCACGAGCCGAGCATGAAGGAGTGCGCGACCTATCTCTCGATCTACGTCGGCCTGGCCGTGCTGTTCGGGCTCGGTGTCTGGTACACCTCGGGCGGCACGTACGCCCTGGAGTTCTACTCCGGCTGGCTGGTGGAGTACTCGCTCTCCATCGACAACCTCTTCATCTTCATCATCATCATGGCCAAGTTCGCCGTGCCGCGTGAGCTGCAGCAGTACGCCCTGATGATCGGCATCGTGATGGCGCTGGTCATGCGCGCCATCTTCATCGCGGTCGGCGCGGCGGCGATCGAGCAGTTCAGCTGGGTGTTCTACCTGTTCGGCCTGTTCCTGGTCTACACCGCGTTCAAGCTGGCCAAGGAGGGCGGCGAGGACGAGGACGACGAGTTCGAGGAGAACAAGCTGGTCGCCTTCATCGAGCGCCGCTTCCCGGCGACCTCGGAGTGGCACGGCAAGAGCCTGTTCGTCCACGACAGCAACGCCAAGCGGATGATCACGCCGATGTTCATCGTGATCATCACCCTCGGCACGACCGACCTGCTGTTCGCGCTCGACTCGATCCCGGCGATCTTCGGCATCACCAAGGAGCCCTACCTGGTGCTGACCGCCAACATCTTCGCCCTGATGGGGCTGCGCCAGCTCTACTTCCTCATCGGCGGGCTGCTGCAGCGCCTCATCTACCTGTCCTACGGCCTGGCGTTCCTGCTCGCGTTCATCGGCGTCAAGCTCTTCTTCCACGCGCTGCACGAGAACGAGCTGCCGTTCATCAACGGTGGCGAGCACCTCGACTACGCGTGGCTCGAGATCCCCATCTGGCTCTCGCTGGTGGTCATCATCGCCACGCTCGCCGTGACGGCCGTGCTGTCCCTGTGGGTCTCGAGCCGGATGAGCCCCGAGGAGCAGGACGCGGCCACCGGTCCGCGCCGCGACTGGGAGGACGACTGA
- a CDS encoding serine/threonine-protein kinase, with amino-acid sequence MSAPDIPGFAFVEHLGSGGFADVFLYEQQWPRQRVAVKVVRPDVPLTDREKYLFTAEANAMARLADHPYIVSVITAGVTAEGGRPFLVMRYCPPPDLGIRVRSNPMAPVDAVATGIKLASAIETAHRSGILHRDIKPSNVLVTTYHEPALTDFGIAGHIADIEGDNDVRISYPWSPPELLDGRSNGSVASDVYSLGATIWHLLVGRSPFSIPSGDNSTRALSARILHAAPPATQRPDVPPALDRLLQQCLAKRPEHRPASALELARALQRIESAAGWARTSVAVEGDRPDASVMAPEVPEAPEDATAMKPVTVISASGPRRIAAQVAEPATDEDDDTGRTSTLVWAGIGAAVVALVVGFLLVRGDGRGEDPGVVVPTESQTPADVVPDVLTEAPTLTGSRTARGVLFEWRPPVPLEPGDSFSYYRDDTRTYGSTRQRQLLVRTDEPVCLDLRMTRGSDNSPSDSQCVT; translated from the coding sequence GTGAGCGCCCCTGACATCCCCGGGTTCGCGTTCGTCGAGCACCTGGGCAGCGGCGGGTTCGCCGACGTCTTCCTCTACGAGCAGCAGTGGCCGCGCCAGCGCGTCGCGGTCAAGGTCGTCCGGCCCGACGTGCCGCTCACCGACCGGGAGAAGTACCTCTTCACCGCCGAGGCCAACGCGATGGCGCGACTGGCCGACCACCCCTACATCGTCTCGGTCATCACCGCCGGCGTGACCGCCGAGGGCGGCCGCCCGTTCCTGGTGATGCGCTACTGCCCGCCGCCGGACCTCGGCATCCGGGTGCGCTCCAACCCGATGGCGCCCGTCGACGCGGTGGCGACCGGCATCAAGCTCGCGAGCGCCATCGAGACCGCGCACCGCTCGGGCATCCTGCACCGCGACATCAAGCCCAGCAACGTCCTCGTGACGACCTACCACGAGCCGGCCCTGACCGACTTCGGCATAGCCGGCCACATCGCCGACATCGAGGGCGACAACGACGTCCGCATCTCCTACCCGTGGTCACCACCCGAGCTGCTCGACGGCCGCAGCAACGGCTCGGTCGCCTCCGACGTCTACTCCCTCGGCGCGACGATCTGGCACCTGCTCGTCGGCCGCTCGCCGTTCTCCATCCCCTCCGGCGACAACTCCACGCGGGCGCTGAGCGCGCGGATCCTGCACGCCGCTCCCCCGGCGACCCAGCGGCCCGACGTCCCACCGGCGCTCGACCGGCTCCTCCAGCAGTGCCTCGCCAAGCGCCCCGAGCACCGTCCGGCGAGCGCCCTGGAGCTGGCCCGCGCCCTGCAGCGGATCGAGTCGGCCGCCGGCTGGGCCCGCACCTCCGTGGCGGTGGAGGGCGACCGCCCCGACGCCTCCGTCATGGCGCCGGAGGTCCCGGAGGCGCCCGAGGACGCCACCGCGATGAAGCCGGTGACCGTGATCTCGGCCAGCGGCCCGCGGCGGATCGCCGCGCAGGTCGCCGAGCCCGCCACCGACGAGGACGACGACACCGGCCGCACCTCCACGCTGGTGTGGGCCGGCATCGGGGCCGCGGTGGTGGCGCTGGTCGTCGGCTTCCTGCTGGTCCGCGGTGACGGGCGCGGCGAGGACCCCGGCGTGGTCGTCCCGACCGAGTCGCAGACGCCGGCCGACGTCGTGCCCGACGTGCTCACCGAGGCGCCCACGCTCACCGGCAGCCGCACGGCCCGCGGCGTGCTGTTCGAGTGGCGACCGCCCGTGCCCCTCGAGCCGGGCGACTCCTTCAGCTACTACCGCGACGACACCCGGACCTACGGCAGCACCCGGCAGCGACAGCTGCTGGTGCGCACCGACGAGCCGGTGTGCCTCGACCTGCGGATGACGCGGGGGTCCGACAACTCCCCCAGCGACAGCCAGTGCGTGACCTGA
- a CDS encoding FHA domain-containing protein — MLLGSGAHWVLLTDPGDEQVVQEIWDVLAMTAPSGSSVVERVMAIVEKSFAGDPPGLALVDFTSGASTALSRGAGHVRLAGPSRILSLDGGDDPDRLVPTRRLVGGVVAADRVELAPISTRTAPPAQPTAQATAPAAPGGALIDGIPAAILAAKGPDGPPPRTRTRRPVEDTGSLMDTSEPDPLAIQRIEEGSHTTIRPASAPHRAPEPGPAPDDHDGSTSMRPAHLSHSTAPTVLAVSCPLGHLTPPVSPQCRVCHQRVAPQEPRRVERPSLGGLRLPTGEVVPLDRGVILGRKPAPAEGSTDWPHLVHLPADHSFVSRRHLQIELDGWDVVARDLDSRGGTTVAPPGRDPQRMRPGDAYVLEPGTVLDMAHVYAVRFETGAVAR, encoded by the coding sequence GTGCTTCTGGGCAGCGGGGCCCACTGGGTGCTGCTGACCGACCCCGGTGACGAGCAGGTCGTCCAGGAGATCTGGGACGTCCTGGCCATGACCGCACCCTCCGGATCCTCCGTCGTGGAGCGGGTGATGGCCATCGTCGAGAAGTCCTTCGCCGGCGATCCCCCGGGGCTCGCCCTCGTCGACTTCACCTCTGGGGCCTCCACCGCGCTGTCACGCGGCGCCGGGCACGTACGCCTCGCCGGTCCGTCGCGCATCCTCAGCCTCGACGGCGGCGACGACCCCGACCGCCTGGTCCCGACCCGGCGCCTCGTCGGCGGGGTGGTCGCCGCGGACCGCGTCGAGCTCGCGCCGATCTCCACCCGCACCGCCCCACCTGCCCAGCCGACGGCGCAGGCGACCGCACCCGCCGCGCCGGGAGGTGCGCTCATCGACGGCATCCCGGCCGCGATCCTCGCCGCCAAGGGCCCCGACGGCCCTCCCCCGCGCACCCGCACGCGCCGCCCGGTCGAGGACACCGGGTCGCTGATGGACACCTCGGAGCCCGACCCGCTGGCCATCCAGCGCATCGAGGAGGGCTCCCACACGACCATCCGGCCGGCGTCCGCGCCGCACCGCGCCCCCGAGCCCGGTCCCGCCCCCGACGACCACGACGGCTCGACCTCGATGCGCCCGGCGCACCTGTCCCACAGCACCGCGCCGACCGTGCTGGCGGTGAGCTGCCCGCTGGGCCACCTCACGCCGCCCGTCTCGCCGCAGTGCCGGGTCTGTCACCAGCGGGTCGCCCCGCAGGAGCCGCGTCGCGTCGAGCGACCGTCGCTGGGCGGGCTGCGCCTGCCGACCGGCGAGGTCGTGCCGCTCGACCGCGGCGTGATCCTCGGCCGCAAGCCCGCGCCCGCCGAGGGCAGCACCGACTGGCCCCACCTCGTCCACCTGCCCGCCGACCACTCCTTCGTGTCCCGGAGGCACCTGCAGATCGAGCTCGACGGCTGGGACGTCGTGGCGCGTGACCTCGACAGCCGCGGTGGCACCACCGTGGCCCCGCCCGGTCGCGACCCGCAGCGGATGCGGCCCGGCGACGCCTACGTCCTCGAGCCGGGCACCGTCCTCGACATGGCGCACGTCTACGCCGTGCGGTTCGAGACCGGAGCGGTCGCCCGGTGA